Proteins found in one bacterium genomic segment:
- a CDS encoding CsgG/HfaB family protein, with protein MRKLFIFVLILAAGSLAAEKTTVAFIGLEASGVSEASAGGIADTLLDALINTKRFEIVERDRLNALMEEQGLALSGCTTTECFVQVGQLAGASKVVVGKVSKVGETFTATVRVVDVFLGKVELSESAESNSLDGLLSVTRDMAARLAAKIPVVGTVVSVSGDTVKLDLGRQEGVNVGDMVELYRLGEEYYHPDTGAFLGRDIEELGEAKITKVLADELSEAAFSGDIPPRTGDKVRLGGRIETGEHEVVTTITTPRPRGKGPGFGVTLSAPFLFSINELYKDMTSEFDRGVQFGGTLLVNIFLGPIFSFGPYFSLLAYNDYYEDSEMYADHNYIEMIFGLGFKLTFLDRGMARPWFKAGMGYAMFNGDSTLWSSDAGEYSYTLTGGGFGVDGGLGVDFWVSDNFSIGVGGLFHYNSVTEVEDDEGYLYDLNDSIYSVGGVLDIGIYF; from the coding sequence ATGCGCAAACTCTTTATATTCGTTCTGATTCTCGCCGCGGGCTCCCTCGCCGCCGAAAAGACCACCGTGGCCTTCATCGGCCTGGAGGCCTCCGGGGTGAGCGAGGCCTCCGCCGGCGGGATCGCCGACACGCTCCTGGACGCTCTCATCAATACGAAGCGCTTCGAGATTGTGGAGCGGGACCGCCTGAACGCCCTGATGGAGGAGCAGGGTCTGGCGCTTTCCGGCTGCACCACCACGGAGTGCTTCGTCCAGGTCGGTCAGTTGGCCGGCGCGAGCAAGGTCGTGGTGGGCAAGGTGTCCAAGGTGGGCGAGACCTTCACCGCCACCGTCCGCGTGGTGGACGTTTTCCTGGGCAAGGTCGAGCTCTCCGAGTCGGCCGAGTCGAACAGCCTGGACGGTCTTTTATCCGTGACCCGGGACATGGCCGCCCGCCTGGCCGCGAAAATCCCCGTGGTCGGCACCGTGGTCTCGGTCTCCGGGGACACGGTCAAGCTGGACCTGGGCCGCCAGGAGGGCGTGAATGTGGGTGACATGGTGGAGCTCTACCGCCTGGGCGAGGAGTACTATCACCCCGACACCGGCGCCTTCCTGGGCCGCGACATCGAGGAGCTGGGCGAGGCGAAAATCACCAAGGTGCTGGCCGACGAGCTCTCGGAGGCAGCCTTTTCCGGTGACATTCCCCCCAGGACGGGCGACAAGGTGCGCCTGGGCGGGAGGATCGAGACCGGCGAGCATGAGGTGGTCACCACGATCACGACGCCCCGACCGCGGGGCAAAGGGCCCGGCTTCGGCGTCACCCTGAGCGCGCCCTTCCTATTCTCCATCAACGAGCTCTACAAGGATATGACCTCCGAATTCGACCGCGGCGTCCAGTTCGGCGGTACGCTCCTGGTCAACATCTTCCTCGGCCCCATCTTCTCCTTCGGCCCGTACTTCTCGTTATTGGCCTACAACGACTACTACGAGGACTCAGAGATGTACGCCGACCACAACTACATCGAGATGATCTTCGGCCTCGGGTTCAAGCTCACCTTCCTCGACCGCGGAATGGCGAGGCCCTGGTTCAAGGCCGGCATGGGGTACGCGATGTTCAACGGGGATTCGACCCTGTGGAGCTCGGATGCGGGGGAGTACAGCTATACCTTGACCGGCGGTGGCTTCGGTGTGGACGGCGGGTTGGGTGTGGATTTCTGGGTTTCCGACAATTTTTCCATCGGCGTCGGCGGCTTGTTCCACTACAACAGCGTGACCGAGGTCGAGGATGACGAGGGCTACCTCTACGATTTGAACGACTCCATCTACTCGGTGGGCGGCGTCCTGGACATCGGCATCTACTTCTAA